From one Actinopolyspora saharensis genomic stretch:
- a CDS encoding Mrp/NBP35 family ATP-binding protein, with product MTTTQPTPTEDAVRQALTKVEDPEIHKPITELGMVKDVTIGSDGDVKVGVYLTVQGCPMRETITQRVDSAVSEVSGVGSVEVELDVMSDEQRTELRKQLRGDAEEPRIPFAEPGSLTRVYCVASGKGGVGKSSVTVNLAASMAERGLSVGVVDADIYGHSVPRMLGTESKPTQVENMIMPPQAHGVKLISIGMFTPGNTPVVWRGPMLHRALQQFLSDVFWGDLDVLLLDLPPGTGDVALSTAQLIPNAEILVVTTPQQAAAEVAERAGAIAMQTRQRLAGVVENMSWMELEDGQRVEVFGSGGGQIVSESLTRSVGSEVPLLGQVPLDTRLRESGDSGAPLVLQDPDSPASTVLNDVAKKLSTRARGLAGQLLSVSPA from the coding sequence GTGACCACAACTCAGCCCACTCCCACCGAGGACGCGGTGCGGCAGGCCCTCACCAAGGTGGAGGACCCGGAGATCCACAAGCCGATCACCGAGCTCGGCATGGTCAAGGACGTGACCATCGGTTCCGACGGTGACGTCAAGGTCGGTGTTTACCTGACCGTGCAAGGGTGCCCGATGCGGGAAACCATCACCCAGCGGGTCGATTCGGCGGTCTCCGAGGTCTCCGGCGTCGGCTCGGTCGAGGTCGAGCTCGACGTGATGAGCGACGAGCAACGCACCGAGCTCCGCAAGCAGCTGCGGGGCGACGCGGAGGAACCCCGCATCCCGTTCGCCGAGCCCGGCTCGCTGACCAGGGTCTACTGCGTCGCCTCCGGGAAGGGCGGTGTAGGCAAGTCCAGCGTGACGGTCAACCTCGCCGCTTCCATGGCCGAGCGCGGACTCTCCGTCGGCGTCGTCGACGCCGACATCTACGGTCACTCCGTGCCCCGGATGCTGGGGACCGAGAGCAAGCCCACCCAGGTCGAGAACATGATCATGCCGCCCCAGGCGCACGGGGTCAAGCTGATCTCCATCGGCATGTTCACCCCCGGCAACACACCGGTCGTGTGGCGTGGTCCGATGCTGCACCGGGCGCTCCAGCAGTTCCTGTCCGACGTCTTCTGGGGCGACCTCGACGTCCTGCTGCTCGACCTCCCGCCCGGCACGGGCGACGTGGCGCTGTCGACGGCCCAGCTGATCCCGAACGCGGAGATCCTGGTCGTGACCACACCGCAGCAGGCCGCGGCCGAGGTGGCCGAGCGCGCCGGTGCGATCGCCATGCAGACGCGGCAGCGGCTCGCCGGAGTCGTCGAGAACATGTCCTGGATGGAGCTCGAGGACGGCCAGCGCGTCGAGGTCTTCGGTTCCGGGGGCGGTCAGATCGTCTCCGAGTCGCTGACCCGCTCGGTGGGCTCGGAGGTCCCGCTGCTGGGCCAGGTCCCGCTCGACACTCGTCTCCGGGAGTCCGGTGACAGCGGTGCTCCGCTCGTCCTGCAGGACCCCGACTCCCCCGCGAGCACGGTGCTCAACGACGTGGCCAAGAAGCTGTCCACCAGGGCGCGCGGGCTGGCTGGCCAGCTGTTGTCCGTTTCGCCCGCCTGA
- the pstA gene encoding phosphate ABC transporter permease PstA yields MSTPTQSRPASSETDPPGDSARLVRGSLPRWAPWGALAVAVLVAAAIAAMTGFSVTLFVLLAVVLYTAGMYAWSRTAEGRRKAADRAFTAVVTSAFLLALTPLISVVITVISRGAERFGGKFFTYSMRGVVGDGGGAYHAIMGTLITSGLATLMSVPIGLATAIYLVEYGGGRLARAITFFVDVMTGIPSIVAGLFAYALFTLVFGAGTINGFAGAVALSVLMIPIVVRSSEEMIKLVPDDLREAAFALGTPKWKVILRVVLPTAVAGISTGVTLAIARVIGETAPLLIATGTTASTNFNPFSGQMATLSVFSYYEYASPGVPPEPYLARAWTAALTLMLIVMVLNLVARSISLFFAPKTRS; encoded by the coding sequence ATGAGCACCCCCACCCAATCCCGCCCCGCGTCCTCGGAAACGGACCCGCCCGGCGACTCCGCACGACTGGTCCGCGGTTCGCTGCCGCGGTGGGCTCCGTGGGGCGCCCTGGCAGTGGCGGTCCTGGTGGCCGCGGCCATCGCGGCCATGACGGGTTTCTCCGTCACGCTGTTCGTGCTCCTCGCCGTGGTGCTGTACACGGCGGGGATGTACGCGTGGTCCCGCACCGCGGAGGGAAGGCGCAAAGCCGCGGACCGCGCCTTCACCGCCGTGGTCACCTCGGCGTTCCTGCTCGCGCTGACTCCGCTGATCTCCGTGGTGATCACGGTGATCTCGAGGGGAGCGGAGCGCTTCGGCGGAAAGTTCTTCACCTACTCGATGCGCGGAGTGGTCGGGGACGGCGGTGGCGCCTACCACGCGATCATGGGCACGCTGATCACCAGCGGACTGGCCACGCTGATGTCGGTGCCCATCGGTCTGGCCACCGCGATCTACCTGGTCGAGTACGGCGGGGGGCGCCTGGCCCGCGCGATCACGTTCTTCGTCGACGTGATGACGGGCATTCCCTCCATCGTGGCCGGTCTGTTCGCCTACGCGCTGTTCACCCTGGTTTTCGGGGCCGGGACCATCAACGGCTTCGCCGGAGCGGTGGCCCTGAGCGTGCTGATGATCCCCATCGTGGTGCGGTCCAGCGAGGAGATGATCAAGCTGGTTCCGGACGACCTGCGCGAAGCCGCCTTCGCGCTGGGAACGCCGAAGTGGAAGGTGATCCTGCGCGTGGTGCTGCCGACGGCCGTCGCCGGCATCAGCACCGGCGTGACGCTGGCCATCGCGCGCGTGATCGGAGAGACCGCCCCGCTGCTCATCGCCACGGGGACCACGGCGAGCACCAACTTCAACCCCTTCTCCGGGCAGATGGCCACTCTCTCGGTCTTCTCCTACTACGAGTACGCGAGTCCGGGGGTGCCTCCCGAGCCCTACCTGGCGCGTGCCTGGACCGCCGCGCTGACGCTCATGCTCATCGTGATGGTGCTCAACCTGGTGGCCCGGTCGATCTCCCTGTTCTTCGCGCCGAAAACTCGTAGCTGA
- the pstS gene encoding phosphate ABC transporter substrate-binding protein PstS has protein sequence MQRSIVRRVVAGAAVTTLTLVLGACGAANEESGSGDGSGLSGTLDGAGASSQEAAQQAWRAAFSEKNPDLTINYSPIGSGGGRERFVSGASDFGGTDAALEGEELSKAKERCGKLVELPVYVSPVAVSFNLEGIDKLNLPPETIAKIFNQQITKWNAPEIAKANPGVDLPDTPITPVNRSDESGTTENFTDYLATAAPNAWPHEVSGDWPVPGGEAAKGTSGVKSAIDAGQGTIGYLDASQAGDLGQVAVGVGDEFVSYSPEAAAKVLEVSERKKNQGEHVFAYDLARDTTQSGTYPIVLVSYGMACANYDNAETGELVRSYFQYILSEEGQQKAADAAGSAPISQALREKLRPAVEAIGSNG, from the coding sequence GTGCAGCGCAGTATTGTCAGACGTGTTGTCGCCGGTGCGGCGGTAACGACGCTGACCCTGGTTCTCGGAGCATGTGGTGCCGCCAACGAGGAGTCCGGGTCGGGCGACGGTTCGGGACTGTCCGGAACTCTCGACGGCGCCGGTGCCAGCTCCCAAGAGGCCGCACAGCAGGCCTGGCGCGCGGCGTTCTCCGAGAAGAATCCCGACCTCACGATCAACTACTCGCCCATCGGCTCCGGCGGTGGACGCGAGCGCTTCGTCTCTGGGGCCAGCGACTTCGGCGGCACCGACGCCGCGCTGGAAGGCGAAGAGCTGTCCAAGGCCAAGGAGCGCTGCGGCAAGCTCGTCGAGCTCCCGGTGTACGTCTCCCCGGTCGCGGTGTCCTTCAACCTCGAGGGCATCGACAAGCTGAACCTTCCCCCCGAGACGATCGCCAAGATCTTCAACCAGCAGATCACCAAGTGGAACGCCCCGGAGATCGCCAAGGCCAATCCGGGCGTTGACCTGCCCGATACCCCCATCACCCCGGTGAACCGCTCCGACGAGTCCGGCACGACGGAGAACTTCACCGACTACCTGGCCACTGCCGCGCCGAACGCCTGGCCCCACGAGGTGAGCGGTGACTGGCCGGTTCCCGGCGGCGAGGCGGCCAAGGGCACCTCCGGAGTCAAGAGCGCCATCGACGCCGGTCAGGGAACCATCGGCTACCTGGACGCCAGCCAGGCCGGTGACCTGGGACAGGTGGCCGTCGGGGTCGGCGACGAGTTCGTCTCCTACTCCCCCGAGGCCGCTGCCAAGGTGCTGGAGGTCTCCGAGCGCAAGAAGAACCAGGGCGAGCACGTGTTCGCCTACGACCTGGCGCGGGACACCACCCAGTCGGGGACTTACCCCATCGTGCTGGTCTCCTACGGGATGGCCTGCGCCAACTACGACAACGCCGAGACGGGTGAGCTCGTCCGCTCCTACTTCCAGTACATCCTGAGTGAGGAGGGGCAGCAGAAGGCGGCCGACGCGGCGGGCTCCGCTCCCATCTCCCAGGCACTGCGCGAAAAGCTGCGCCCGGCCGTCGAAGCCATCGGTTCGAACGGCTGA
- a CDS encoding O-methyltransferase — MSGRARTSGRAPVELVDSDHGAEWAAAERFGSPEAVLRFLAAVLRAKSVVEVDGSTSTALALCEGMVAEGTLTCITLDTEVQRSVRSAVAEAEMSTHRLRMITEVASGVLPKLAEGAYDLVHIVVGGARTATLLELATPLLRPGGTLVLNGAFERGRGTDRFGADGSPRMAREALHAIHADPRLVPVALPTGSGLLAIARD, encoded by the coding sequence GTGTCAGGTCGTGCTCGAACCTCCGGGCGCGCCCCCGTGGAGCTGGTCGACAGCGATCACGGTGCGGAGTGGGCCGCCGCCGAGCGTTTCGGGTCCCCCGAAGCGGTGCTGCGCTTCCTGGCCGCGGTGCTCCGGGCGAAGTCCGTGGTCGAGGTCGACGGTTCGACCTCCACCGCGCTCGCGTTGTGCGAGGGAATGGTCGCGGAAGGCACACTGACCTGCATCACGCTGGACACGGAGGTGCAGCGTTCCGTGCGCAGCGCCGTCGCCGAGGCCGAGATGTCGACCCACCGGCTGCGCATGATCACCGAGGTGGCCTCCGGAGTGCTGCCCAAGCTGGCCGAGGGGGCCTACGACCTGGTGCACATCGTGGTCGGCGGCGCCAGGACGGCCACCTTGCTGGAACTCGCGACTCCGCTGCTGCGCCCGGGCGGGACGCTGGTCCTCAACGGGGCGTTCGAGCGGGGCCGCGGCACCGACCGGTTCGGAGCTGACGGGAGTCCGCGCATGGCGCGCGAGGCGTTGCACGCGATCCACGCGGACCCCCGCCTCGTTCCGGTGGCCCTGCCGACGGGAAGCGGGCTGCTCGCGATCGCCCGCGACTGA
- a CDS encoding HAD family hydrolase, whose protein sequence is MASRSPRVRGAGIPPVRRLCVFVRRYWETAVFVGSDRAVALGWDGALVLRERGGARLTSGADELLRGARAASIPVVVLTGTAVDRVASEARRLRVAEGLAIVIAGVEDEAAELRALATEYPCLARVAGSEEEIRAARRAGVLAFGFSGGGVAGARLRAAGAEAVLPRLDRALALRVTARRLFTVSGGALIERFSRAGRARFARRGRASGG, encoded by the coding sequence TTGGCCTCCCGTTCACCCCGCGTGCGTGGTGCGGGCATCCCTCCGGTGCGCAGGCTGTGCGTGTTCGTTCGCCGGTACTGGGAGACCGCGGTGTTCGTCGGATCGGATCGCGCGGTGGCGCTGGGGTGGGACGGTGCTCTCGTCCTGCGGGAACGCGGCGGTGCGCGACTGACCAGCGGAGCTGACGAGCTCCTGCGGGGGGCGCGTGCGGCCTCCATCCCGGTCGTAGTGCTGACCGGGACCGCTGTGGACCGGGTGGCCTCCGAGGCGCGACGGCTGCGCGTCGCGGAGGGGCTCGCCATCGTGATCGCCGGGGTGGAGGACGAGGCGGCCGAGCTGCGCGCGCTGGCGACCGAGTACCCGTGCCTGGCACGGGTGGCCGGTTCGGAGGAGGAGATTCGCGCCGCGCGCCGAGCGGGGGTGCTCGCGTTCGGGTTCTCCGGTGGCGGGGTGGCCGGGGCGCGGTTGCGTGCGGCCGGGGCCGAGGCGGTGCTTCCCCGGCTGGACCGTGCGCTGGCCCTGCGGGTGACCGCGCGGCGCCTGTTCACCGTCTCCGGGGGAGCCCTGATCGAGCGGTTCTCCCGTGCCGGTCGTGCCCGCTTCGCGCGGCGAGGCCGAGCGTCCGGCGGATGA
- the pstB gene encoding phosphate ABC transporter ATP-binding protein PstB has protein sequence MAKRIEVEDLDIYYGSFRAVRNVSMTIHPRAITALIGPSGCGKSTYLRALNRMHELIPAARVEGRVVMDDQDLYAPGVDPVDVRKHVGMVFQRPNPFPTMSVYENVAAGLRLNYKRMRKSEVDDVVEESLRGANLWEEVKDRLNKPGAGLSGGQQQRLCIARAIAVKPGVLLMDEPCSSLDPISTHAIEDLMAELKENYTIVIVTHNMQQAARVSNYTGFFNIGGTGEPGELVEIDETPTIFSTPTHSETEEYISGRFG, from the coding sequence ATGGCGAAGCGCATCGAAGTCGAGGACCTGGACATCTACTACGGCTCCTTCCGCGCGGTGCGGAACGTGTCCATGACGATCCATCCGCGGGCGATCACCGCGCTGATCGGCCCGTCCGGCTGTGGCAAGTCCACCTACCTGCGGGCGCTCAACCGGATGCACGAGCTCATCCCGGCCGCACGCGTGGAGGGAAGGGTCGTCATGGACGACCAGGACCTGTACGCGCCCGGCGTGGACCCGGTCGACGTCCGCAAGCACGTCGGCATGGTCTTCCAGCGGCCGAACCCGTTCCCCACGATGTCGGTCTACGAGAACGTGGCGGCGGGGCTGCGGCTCAACTACAAGCGGATGCGCAAGTCCGAGGTGGACGACGTCGTCGAGGAGTCGCTGCGCGGTGCCAACCTCTGGGAGGAGGTCAAGGACCGCCTCAACAAGCCGGGGGCCGGGCTCTCCGGCGGGCAGCAGCAGCGGCTCTGCATAGCCCGTGCCATCGCCGTCAAGCCCGGCGTGCTGCTGATGGACGAGCCCTGCTCGTCGCTCGACCCCATCTCGACGCACGCGATCGAGGACCTGATGGCCGAGCTCAAGGAGAACTACACCATCGTCATCGTCACCCACAACATGCAGCAGGCCGCGCGGGTGAGCAACTACACGGGGTTCTTCAACATCGGCGGAACCGGGGAACCGGGAGAGCTGGTCGAGATCGACGAGACTCCGACGATCTTCTCGACGCCCACCCACTCCGAGACCGAGGAGTACATCTCCGGTCGCTTCGGTTGA
- the pstC gene encoding phosphate ABC transporter permease subunit PstC codes for MSSIGQDAVQGRRARKRPADQAFRGITTGAGVLILVVLAGVAAFLLIEAWPAFVAPAEEIPGEGGLVVYIWPLVFGTLLAAALALVLAAPLAVLIALFITHYAPRRIAQFLGYVIDLLAAVPSIIYGLWGFTVLAPATLAPTGWLAENLGFIPFFAGPASTTGRTMFTTVLVLAVMILPIITAVIREAFLQTPKLFEEASLALGATRLEMIRMAVLPFGGSSILSGSMLGLGRALGETMAVAIVLSASGGISFNLISSGNPATIAANIALEFPESSGIAIDTLIASGLVLFAITLVVNMIARAVINRRTDFSGAS; via the coding sequence GTGAGCAGTATCGGACAAGACGCCGTGCAAGGCCGTCGTGCACGCAAGCGGCCCGCCGACCAGGCCTTCAGAGGGATCACCACCGGGGCGGGTGTGCTGATCCTGGTGGTGTTGGCGGGAGTGGCCGCTTTCCTGCTGATCGAGGCCTGGCCCGCCTTCGTGGCGCCCGCGGAGGAGATTCCCGGTGAGGGCGGTCTCGTCGTCTACATCTGGCCGCTGGTGTTCGGCACCCTGCTGGCAGCGGCGCTGGCCCTGGTGCTCGCCGCCCCGCTCGCCGTGCTCATCGCCCTGTTCATCACGCACTACGCCCCGCGCAGGATCGCCCAGTTCCTGGGCTACGTGATCGACCTGCTGGCGGCCGTTCCGAGCATCATCTACGGGCTCTGGGGCTTCACGGTCCTGGCGCCCGCCACGCTGGCGCCGACGGGGTGGTTGGCCGAGAACCTCGGTTTCATCCCGTTCTTCGCGGGCCCGGCCTCCACCACCGGCCGCACCATGTTCACCACCGTGCTGGTGCTGGCCGTGATGATCCTGCCGATCATCACCGCGGTGATCCGCGAGGCCTTCCTGCAGACCCCGAAGCTCTTCGAGGAGGCCTCCCTGGCTCTCGGGGCCACCCGGCTGGAGATGATCAGGATGGCCGTGCTCCCGTTCGGCGGTTCCAGCATCCTGAGCGGTTCCATGCTCGGCCTGGGACGCGCGCTGGGGGAGACGATGGCCGTGGCGATCGTGCTCTCGGCCTCGGGAGGGATCTCCTTCAACCTGATCAGCTCCGGCAACCCGGCGACGATCGCGGCCAACATCGCGCTCGAGTTCCCCGAGTCCTCCGGCATCGCCATCGACACCCTGATCGCGTCCGGCCTGGTGCTGTTCGCCATAACGCTTGTCGTCAACATGATCGCCCGAGCGGTCATCAACCGCCGCACCGACTTCTCCGGAGCCAGTTGA
- a CDS encoding HpcH/HpaI aldolase/citrate lyase family protein, with protein sequence MTAAQRSRRSCLAVPGSAPRMIEKARGLPVDQFFLDLEDAVAPLAKAEARGAVVDALNAGGWGDKIRTVRVNALDTAWTYRDVVDVVEGAGAALDTLMLPKVSGADQVRWLDLTLFQLEKALGLPASSIGIEAQIEDAKGLAEVDSIAASSSRLEALIFGPADFMASINMPSLVVGEQPPGYDVGDAYHYVLMRLLTAARANGLQAVDGPYLQIRDAEGLRRVAGRSAALGLDGKWVLHPAQVDEVNGIFSPNQRDYDRAENILDAYAWYTSDEGGRRGAVMLGDEMIDEASRKMALVVAGKGRAAGLSRTEPWQPPQD encoded by the coding sequence TTGACCGCCGCACAGCGCTCCCGACGCAGCTGCCTCGCCGTCCCCGGCTCAGCGCCCAGGATGATCGAGAAGGCGCGCGGACTGCCCGTGGACCAGTTCTTCCTGGATCTGGAGGACGCGGTGGCCCCGCTAGCCAAGGCCGAGGCGCGCGGCGCGGTCGTCGACGCGTTGAACGCGGGCGGCTGGGGGGACAAGATCCGCACGGTTCGGGTGAACGCGCTGGACACCGCGTGGACCTACCGCGACGTGGTGGACGTGGTCGAGGGCGCCGGCGCCGCGCTGGACACCCTCATGCTGCCCAAGGTCTCCGGTGCGGATCAGGTCCGCTGGCTGGACCTGACGCTCTTCCAGCTGGAGAAGGCCCTCGGGCTGCCGGCCTCCTCGATAGGCATCGAGGCGCAGATCGAGGACGCGAAGGGGCTGGCCGAGGTCGACTCGATCGCGGCCTCCTCGTCCCGGCTCGAGGCGCTGATCTTCGGGCCCGCCGATTTCATGGCCTCGATCAACATGCCCTCGCTCGTCGTCGGGGAGCAGCCCCCCGGCTACGACGTCGGCGACGCCTACCACTACGTGCTCATGCGACTGCTCACTGCCGCGCGGGCGAACGGGTTGCAGGCAGTGGACGGCCCCTACCTGCAGATCAGGGACGCGGAGGGGCTGCGTCGCGTCGCGGGGCGTTCCGCCGCGCTCGGGCTGGACGGCAAGTGGGTGCTGCACCCCGCGCAGGTGGACGAGGTGAACGGGATCTTCTCGCCGAACCAGCGGGACTACGACCGCGCGGAGAACATCCTCGACGCCTACGCCTGGTACACCTCCGATGAGGGAGGTAGGCGCGGGGCGGTCATGCTGGGTGACGAGATGATCGACGAGGCCTCCCGCAAGATGGCCCTGGTGGTGGCGGGCAAGGGGCGCGCGGCCGGGTTGAGCCGCACCGAGCCCTGGCAGCCCCCGCAGGACTGA
- the sigE gene encoding RNA polymerase sigma factor SigE has translation MATHTAAPSTASPQTTDTGSKAAKADDQPVRATTSDEAAVTSPSEATEANWTPPSWDEVVREHADRVYRLAFRLSGNKHDAEDLTQETFIRVFRSLASYRPGTFEGWLHRITTNLFLDMARRRSRVRMEGLPEDTDRIPGSGPSPEQVYQATHLDPDLQAALEELPPEFRAAIVLCDVEGLSYEEIGATLDVKLGTVRSRIHRGRQLLKSALEARRERNREETA, from the coding sequence ATGGCCACTCACACGGCAGCACCGAGCACGGCTTCGCCGCAGACGACCGACACCGGTTCGAAAGCCGCCAAGGCCGACGATCAACCGGTGCGGGCGACGACGAGCGACGAAGCGGCGGTCACTTCCCCCTCCGAAGCCACCGAGGCCAACTGGACCCCGCCGTCCTGGGACGAGGTGGTCCGCGAGCACGCGGATCGCGTCTACCGGCTGGCCTTCCGCCTCTCCGGGAACAAGCACGACGCCGAGGACCTGACCCAGGAGACCTTCATCCGCGTGTTCCGCTCGCTGGCCTCCTACCGTCCGGGGACCTTCGAGGGGTGGTTGCACCGCATAACCACCAACCTCTTCCTCGACATGGCGCGGCGGCGGTCCAGGGTGCGCATGGAAGGACTCCCCGAGGACACCGACCGCATCCCCGGAAGCGGTCCCAGCCCGGAACAGGTGTATCAGGCGACGCACCTCGATCCGGATCTGCAGGCGGCGCTGGAGGAACTGCCTCCCGAATTCCGCGCGGCCATCGTGCTGTGCGACGTCGAAGGCCTCTCCTACGAGGAAATCGGGGCTACACTCGACGTGAAGCTAGGGACCGTGCGCAGCCGGATACATCGGGGCCGGCAGCTGCTCAAATCGGCCCTGGAGGCTCGCCGCGAGCGCAATCGGGAGGAAACCGCATGA